Proteins encoded by one window of Thermococcus sp. Bubb.Bath:
- a CDS encoding sugar phosphate isomerase/epimerase, with protein MDIGISVYPHFIAKDKTLASILADVKIKDYDFVSIFPHALGLIVNGQVMEKKLRNIENTLKGVGIDYIIRMPTSMNLRDHIYHSRHFRVAKAIADVAIKLGAKVIVMQSGKTGRLDLEIEAIQSLADMLKPFDIKIALENTYSVKDTLYVVDNVQRDNVGFALDVAHAFLSAQGDENKLLDDVKLGTEKTIILMIHDNFGKLFPQVEPEDALAYGVGDLHLLPGEGRIPFSKVLKLFGDVPILLKVKNPEKFAKVPTKKGLIELLTGV; from the coding sequence ATGGATATTGGCATAAGTGTGTACCCCCACTTCATAGCCAAGGACAAGACCCTGGCATCTATCCTCGCGGACGTCAAGATCAAGGACTACGACTTCGTCTCTATATTCCCCCATGCCCTCGGTCTAATCGTGAACGGACAGGTGATGGAGAAGAAGCTCAGGAACATCGAGAACACTCTGAAGGGCGTTGGAATCGACTATATCATAAGGATGCCCACCTCAATGAACCTGAGGGACCACATATACCACAGCAGGCACTTCCGCGTTGCCAAGGCCATCGCCGACGTGGCCATAAAGCTCGGCGCCAAGGTTATAGTGATGCAGAGCGGAAAGACCGGGAGGCTGGACCTGGAGATAGAGGCCATACAGAGTCTCGCCGACATGCTGAAGCCCTTCGACATAAAGATAGCCCTTGAGAACACCTACAGCGTTAAGGACACACTCTACGTTGTTGACAACGTGCAGAGGGACAACGTCGGCTTCGCCCTGGATGTGGCCCACGCTTTCCTGAGCGCCCAGGGTGACGAGAACAAGCTCCTCGATGACGTCAAGCTCGGAACCGAGAAGACGATAATCCTCATGATACACGACAACTTCGGAAAGCTCTTCCCGCAGGTAGAACCGGAGGATGCACTCGCTTATGGCGTCGGAGACCTCCACCTTCTCCCTGGAGAGGGTAGGATACCTTTCAGCAAAGTTCTCAAGCTGTTTGGGGACGTTCCAATCCTCCTGAAGGTTAAGAACCCGGAGAAGTTCGCGAAGGTTCCGACGAAGAAGGGCCTCATAGAGCTCTTAACGGGTGTTTGA
- a CDS encoding CGP-CTERM sorting domain-containing protein, protein MKDKYLVLIVSILLLSSAVASAEAWKFDASKVHFYMYGVATCPHCQRMKKFIPEAYGYNKFTYYELIDNEHNDAIFRNISRLTGITGVPAIGITYNGTLAAVIEGEFNVSATPDIVKTAFKHNGTLLFVGGKTYILPWNNTNATKVINELKEYFLSGEPEVLTTTATEKTSTTTNTGETNPVDTTSPAGSPSTSNNRNSICGPGLVVLATLIPVVIIRRRR, encoded by the coding sequence ATGAAGGACAAATACCTCGTACTCATCGTTTCCATACTCCTCCTGAGCTCTGCGGTGGCATCGGCCGAGGCATGGAAGTTCGACGCCTCAAAGGTGCACTTTTACATGTACGGAGTGGCGACGTGCCCGCACTGCCAGAGGATGAAGAAATTCATACCCGAGGCATACGGATACAATAAGTTCACTTACTACGAGCTAATTGACAATGAACACAACGACGCAATCTTCCGGAACATAAGCAGACTGACGGGCATAACGGGCGTCCCGGCGATTGGTATAACATACAACGGAACATTGGCAGCGGTTATCGAAGGAGAGTTCAACGTCTCGGCGACACCAGATATAGTGAAGACTGCCTTCAAGCACAACGGCACACTCCTCTTCGTCGGCGGGAAAACATACATCCTTCCATGGAATAACACAAACGCGACGAAGGTCATTAATGAGCTCAAAGAATACTTCCTAAGCGGAGAGCCGGAGGTTCTCACGACCACTGCAACGGAGAAGACCTCTACCACAACAAACACCGGAGAGACGAATCCAGTAGACACGACAAGTCCCGCAGGGAGTCCCTCCACGTCCAATAACAGGAACAGCATCTGCGGGCCGGGGCTCGTAGTCCTCGCCACCCTAATCCCCGTGGTGATAATAAGGAGGAGAAGGTGA
- the scpB gene encoding SMC-Scp complex subunit ScpB, with product MGLLEDKALVEAALFVSGRPLSVRELSKALGITSHDYIEKLIELIAAEYAERKSAVEIVKVLGDKYVMQVKQEYSQRVIHLMPRPDLRTGELKTLALIAYLQPIEQSKIIKLRGSQAYEHIKKLVEMGLVYAEPYERTKLLGTTQKFAELYGFPENNPNVIKEAFKRVVHAEYTDIISKLEGKEENEEGETEDEAPQIQERMETEPSQ from the coding sequence ATGGGACTGCTTGAAGATAAGGCCCTTGTCGAGGCCGCACTGTTCGTTTCTGGGAGGCCGCTGAGCGTAAGGGAACTCTCAAAGGCCCTTGGAATAACTTCCCATGACTACATTGAAAAGCTCATAGAGCTTATAGCGGCCGAGTACGCGGAGAGGAAGAGCGCCGTGGAGATTGTGAAGGTTCTCGGGGATAAGTACGTCATGCAGGTGAAGCAGGAGTACAGCCAGCGCGTCATCCACCTCATGCCCAGGCCTGACCTCAGAACGGGAGAGCTCAAAACGCTGGCCCTAATAGCATACCTCCAGCCGATAGAGCAGAGCAAAATAATAAAGCTCCGTGGGAGCCAGGCCTACGAGCACATAAAGAAGCTCGTTGAGATGGGATTGGTTTACGCGGAGCCCTACGAGAGGACCAAACTCCTGGGGACAACGCAGAAGTTCGCGGAGCTCTACGGCTTCCCCGAGAACAACCCGAACGTCATCAAGGAGGCCTTCAAGAGGGTCGTGCACGCGGAGTACACAGACATAATATCCAAGCTCGAGGGGAAGGAGGAGAATGAAGAAGGAGAGACAGAGGACGAAGCCCCCCAGATCCAGGAGAGAATGGAAACCGAGCCTTCCCAATGA
- a CDS encoding OB-fold nucleic acid binding domain-containing protein, whose translation MAVLTKDQILSLIRSKTGMSAKEIENRIKEISRREGIGENAAALLLAEELGVNMEEGEEPLHIADLVPGMERVNIVGRVMRKYPPREYTRKDGRKGVVANLIIYDATGKARLVLWDSQVAKYYTEINLGDPLKVIDPTVREGRNGVDLHVNFRSRIILNPTDDPRVEEIPPLEEVKSYNYKRVKIAELSGGERFIELRGTVARLYRVTVYDACPQCRRKVDYDPSTDTWICPEHGEVKPIKMTVIDFGLDDGTGYIRVTLFGDEAADLLGTTPEEIYEKQKKLLDGGMMPREASRKLAEEDFYTVLGKEIVVRGNAIDDKFFGLILKAFGWDEVNPKHEIGRVRGKLMETLKKVDEADER comes from the coding sequence ATGGCGGTACTTACGAAGGACCAGATCCTGAGCCTCATCCGGTCCAAAACCGGCATGAGCGCGAAGGAAATAGAGAATAGAATCAAAGAGATAAGCAGACGAGAAGGAATAGGTGAAAACGCCGCGGCGCTTCTTCTGGCGGAGGAACTCGGAGTTAACATGGAAGAAGGGGAGGAGCCGCTCCACATCGCCGACCTCGTCCCCGGCATGGAGAGGGTTAACATCGTTGGAAGGGTAATGAGGAAGTATCCCCCGCGCGAATACACGAGGAAGGACGGAAGAAAGGGGGTAGTTGCCAACCTGATCATCTACGACGCCACTGGGAAGGCGAGGCTCGTCCTCTGGGACTCCCAGGTGGCCAAGTACTACACCGAGATCAACCTCGGGGACCCTCTCAAGGTCATAGACCCCACAGTTAGAGAGGGCAGGAATGGGGTTGATCTCCACGTCAACTTCAGGAGCAGGATAATCCTCAACCCAACCGACGACCCGCGTGTCGAGGAGATACCGCCCCTTGAGGAGGTCAAGAGCTACAATTACAAGCGCGTTAAGATAGCCGAGCTCAGCGGCGGCGAGAGGTTCATCGAACTCCGTGGCACAGTGGCGAGGCTCTACCGCGTTACCGTCTACGACGCCTGCCCCCAGTGCAGGAGGAAGGTGGACTACGACCCCTCCACGGATACGTGGATATGCCCGGAACACGGGGAGGTAAAGCCTATCAAGATGACCGTCATCGACTTCGGACTCGACGATGGAACCGGCTACATCAGAGTTACCCTTTTCGGCGACGAGGCGGCGGACCTTTTGGGCACGACCCCCGAAGAGATATACGAGAAGCAGAAAAAGCTCCTGGATGGGGGCATGATGCCAAGGGAGGCCTCAAGAAAGCTGGCAGAGGAGGATTTCTACACCGTTCTCGGAAAGGAGATAGTAGTGAGGGGAAACGCCATCGACGATAAGTTCTTCGGGCTCATCCTAAAGGCCTTCGGATGGGACGAGGTTAACCCGAAGCACGAGATAGGGCGCGTCAGGGGCAAACTCATGGAGACACTCAAAAAGGTCGACGAGGCAGATGAGAGGTGA
- a CDS encoding replication protein RepA: protein MEEPVVEERTFRRRKPAIERKIAEITEEDTRVALIGKAFKIDKMDYTFWLDDGSGVILVESEDNILPEDGQLVRVLGRVIRDENGIHIYGEVIQDFRGVDMGALQEIQSLEKRYLKKLEEMASFWSGGEEL from the coding sequence ATGGAGGAGCCCGTTGTGGAAGAGAGAACCTTCCGGCGGAGGAAGCCCGCCATTGAGAGAAAGATAGCTGAGATAACCGAGGAAGACACGAGGGTTGCGCTTATCGGTAAGGCCTTCAAAATAGACAAGATGGACTACACGTTCTGGCTGGACGATGGGAGCGGCGTGATTCTCGTCGAGAGCGAGGACAACATCCTCCCAGAGGACGGCCAGCTTGTCAGAGTTCTCGGAAGAGTAATACGGGACGAGAACGGCATCCACATCTACGGGGAGGTAATACAGGACTTCAGGGGCGTCGATATGGGCGCACTCCAGGAAATTCAGAGCCTCGAAAAGCGCTACCTAAAGAAACTAGAGGAGATGGCCTCCTTCTGGAGCGGGGGTGAGGAGCTATGA
- a CDS encoding OB-fold nucleic acid binding domain-containing protein, whose amino-acid sequence MKKRLPASRVYISDILNGYYIKSDGDLEPNYLITKDARKVYRVKLVATVVREPFLSDDETYGKFQLDDGTGTIWALAFRDDTRFVKLVNKGDLIQVIGKVAEWRDDKQILIEGVSKVEPNMMVLHRFETLKEKAEHVLKAREAFDIYDRYGITAKAKVIAKNKGISEDLLMTIDELYTLMLEQRSLEEELFEEEVPEEEAPKENPELEKAKKAVLDLLQEKGKPLSHRFIVKKLSKEFDEELVDEAITRLLAEGDIYEPETGYYEPL is encoded by the coding sequence ATGAAGAAGCGTCTTCCCGCGAGCAGGGTCTACATCAGCGACATACTCAACGGATATTACATAAAGAGCGATGGCGACCTTGAGCCCAACTACTTGATAACAAAGGACGCGAGGAAGGTCTACCGCGTCAAGCTCGTGGCGACCGTGGTTAGAGAGCCCTTCCTCAGCGACGATGAGACATACGGAAAGTTCCAGCTCGATGACGGAACCGGGACAATATGGGCCCTGGCCTTCCGCGACGACACCCGCTTTGTCAAGCTGGTTAACAAGGGTGACCTTATCCAGGTCATCGGAAAGGTCGCGGAGTGGCGCGACGACAAGCAGATTCTCATAGAGGGCGTTTCGAAAGTGGAACCGAACATGATGGTCCTCCACCGCTTCGAAACGCTCAAGGAGAAGGCGGAGCACGTTCTCAAGGCGAGGGAGGCCTTCGACATCTACGACAGGTACGGCATAACGGCAAAGGCTAAAGTCATAGCCAAGAACAAGGGCATAAGCGAAGACCTCCTCATGACGATAGACGAACTCTACACCCTGATGCTCGAGCAGAGGAGCCTTGAGGAGGAGCTCTTCGAGGAGGAAGTACCGGAGGAGGAAGCTCCCAAGGAGAACCCGGAGCTGGAGAAGGCCAAGAAGGCCGTCCTCGACCTCCTGCAGGAGAAGGGTAAGCCCCTATCGCACCGCTTCATAGTCAAAAAGCTTTCAAAGGAGTTCGACGAGGAGCTCGTCGACGAGGCAATAACCCGCCTCCTCGCAGAGGGGGACATCTACGAGCCCGAAACGGGCTACTACGAGCCCCTCTGA
- a CDS encoding ribonucleoside-triphosphate reductase: MKLKEEIVKGLKGEGLWTVVTFKTPHGPAKTMDTLVQIVEEAGWQVTFKANWWTADIPYGLVRIDLKKDGREKILLGKWILGSDVELLKVENMPLEKGRDEFFRMVDSITSTLIHDPVIRTMREQY, translated from the coding sequence GTGAAACTCAAAGAGGAAATCGTGAAGGGACTCAAAGGTGAGGGCCTCTGGACGGTTGTAACGTTTAAGACTCCCCACGGGCCAGCTAAGACGATGGATACTCTCGTCCAGATCGTGGAAGAAGCTGGGTGGCAGGTGACGTTCAAGGCCAACTGGTGGACGGCAGATATTCCCTACGGCCTCGTCAGGATCGACCTCAAAAAGGATGGACGGGAGAAAATTCTCCTCGGGAAGTGGATACTGGGGAGTGACGTTGAGCTCCTAAAGGTCGAGAACATGCCCCTTGAGAAGGGCCGCGACGAGTTCTTTAGGATGGTAGACAGCATAACCTCGACCCTCATCCACGATCCGGTCATAAGGACAATGAGGGAGCAGTACTGA
- a CDS encoding geranylgeranylglycerol-phosphate geranylgeranyltransferase, producing the protein MKLRAFIEITRPHNCVLAGVVGILGSIVAAGHLPSATKTLLVFLVVTLGCSGGNTINDYFDYEIDRINRPERPLPSGAMSQRTALWYAIALFAVGITLSWFVNVYAFLLAVAAYVTMFLYAWKLKPLPFVGNIAVASLTGVTPLYGAIAVGRIGLAGTLALCAFLVNVAREIVKDIEDVEGDIEEGARTLPIILGKKKAAYIALFFGFSTVVASFLPVKAGVGLGYYAMVPVDLLILYASYIILRDQGRETAHQSQKMLKMSIFLAVMAFLIAALV; encoded by the coding sequence ATGAAACTCAGAGCCTTCATTGAGATCACGCGGCCCCACAACTGCGTTCTGGCTGGTGTAGTGGGTATCTTGGGCTCAATAGTAGCTGCCGGACACCTCCCCAGCGCAACCAAAACCCTGCTGGTCTTCCTGGTTGTGACCCTCGGCTGCTCCGGCGGAAACACCATAAACGACTACTTCGACTACGAGATAGACCGGATAAACAGGCCCGAAAGGCCGCTTCCCAGTGGGGCCATGAGCCAGAGGACAGCCTTATGGTATGCCATTGCTCTGTTTGCCGTGGGTATAACCCTGTCTTGGTTCGTAAACGTCTACGCGTTCCTCCTGGCGGTGGCCGCGTACGTGACTATGTTCCTCTACGCATGGAAGCTCAAACCGCTTCCTTTTGTAGGGAACATAGCGGTTGCATCCCTGACGGGGGTCACGCCCCTCTACGGTGCCATTGCAGTCGGCAGGATTGGACTGGCTGGGACGCTGGCACTCTGTGCTTTCCTCGTCAACGTGGCCAGAGAGATTGTGAAGGACATAGAGGACGTTGAAGGGGACATCGAGGAGGGCGCGAGGACTCTTCCAATAATTCTCGGGAAGAAAAAAGCGGCTTATATTGCTTTGTTCTTTGGTTTTTCAACGGTGGTGGCGTCTTTCCTTCCCGTCAAAGCAGGGGTTGGCCTTGGTTACTACGCGATGGTTCCCGTTGACCTGCTCATACTCTACGCGTCCTACATTATCCTGCGAGATCAGGGGCGTGAAACCGCCCATCAGTCGCAGAAGATGTTGAAAATGAGCATATTCCTTGCCGTGATGGCTTTCCTGATAGCTGCGTTGGTGTGA
- a CDS encoding Clp1/GlmU family protein, producing MEAFINKAAYTREVPEDRTELVDALASAGKGTVMFVGDVDSGKTTTVTFVANELVGRGYRVAIVDSDVGQKSILPPATVSLGFLESQVEHLSQVKPFAHYFVGITTPSEYMGETVIGVKRLVEIGRRNADFVLIDTTGFIRGRGFELKRLKVEAVLPDLVVFIEKGNEMEKLKHAVSGLAEVVTLKASPSLRPHSPGERREIRRAKWRSYFKGSRLVEVDVSGIPVTGTIMFSGRPLTLEERELLEKLQEWVVFAGWKVKGEYVVAKADLGKGRTCRGNGVHAVDFESLSNLLVGFIDENGLCLGLGILKWPRFSDGVFEVLTPIDEETLALASELRLGRLRVTEDGEELSLLQRDDL from the coding sequence ATGGAGGCATTCATAAACAAGGCCGCGTACACCAGGGAGGTTCCCGAGGACAGGACTGAGCTGGTTGATGCCCTTGCCTCAGCGGGCAAGGGGACGGTAATGTTCGTGGGCGATGTCGACAGCGGAAAGACCACCACGGTTACCTTCGTGGCCAACGAGCTTGTGGGAAGGGGATACAGAGTGGCCATCGTGGACAGTGACGTGGGACAGAAGAGCATCCTTCCTCCAGCAACGGTCAGCCTTGGGTTCTTGGAGTCCCAGGTGGAGCACCTGAGTCAGGTTAAGCCCTTTGCACACTACTTCGTTGGAATCACGACGCCTTCGGAGTATATGGGGGAAACAGTAATTGGGGTAAAAAGATTGGTTGAAATCGGAAGAAGAAATGCGGACTTCGTCCTTATTGATACGACGGGCTTTATCCGTGGAAGGGGTTTTGAGCTGAAGCGCCTTAAGGTTGAGGCAGTTCTTCCAGACCTCGTCGTCTTTATCGAGAAGGGAAACGAAATGGAGAAGCTCAAGCACGCCGTTTCGGGTCTGGCCGAAGTGGTTACTTTGAAGGCCAGCCCTTCTCTGAGGCCTCACAGTCCAGGAGAGAGGAGGGAGATTAGAAGAGCCAAGTGGAGGAGTTATTTTAAGGGTTCCAGGTTGGTGGAGGTAGACGTCTCGGGCATTCCAGTTACTGGCACCATAATGTTCAGTGGGAGGCCTCTCACTTTGGAGGAGAGGGAGCTCCTTGAAAAGCTTCAGGAGTGGGTTGTTTTTGCAGGATGGAAAGTTAAAGGCGAATACGTCGTTGCGAAAGCAGACTTAGGAAAGGGAAGAACCTGCAGAGGAAACGGCGTTCACGCGGTGGACTTTGAATCCCTGAGCAATCTCCTCGTTGGATTCATAGATGAGAACGGCCTGTGTCTTGGTCTGGGAATACTGAAGTGGCCCAGGTTCAGCGATGGGGTCTTTGAGGTTCTGACGCCCATTGACGAAGAAACCCTTGCCCTTGCATCGGAGCTCCGTCTTGGTCGACTGAGGGTTACTGAGGATGGAGAGGAGCTCTCCCTGCTTCAGAGGGACGACCTCTAG
- a CDS encoding Lrp/AsnC family transcriptional regulator, which yields MEKESLTPRQVKLLKKLYEEGKPIEVHTVEKTQDELANELGITRQALSNHLKVLKELGYIRTGRGFIDLTSKALELLGERKGDVFVFVRIEPTKRKHVYENIKKMRIKRIYRVTGDIDLIVEADKSRLDEILEDIASLDGVKETITHVVLEVL from the coding sequence ATGGAGAAAGAGTCCCTAACACCAAGACAGGTCAAGCTTCTCAAAAAACTTTACGAGGAGGGCAAGCCAATAGAGGTTCACACAGTTGAGAAAACCCAGGACGAGCTTGCAAACGAGCTGGGGATAACAAGGCAGGCCCTCAGCAACCACCTTAAGGTTCTCAAGGAGCTCGGCTACATCAGAACAGGCAGAGGCTTTATTGATTTAACCAGCAAAGCCCTTGAACTCCTTGGGGAGAGAAAGGGGGACGTCTTCGTCTTCGTTAGAATCGAGCCAACCAAGAGGAAGCACGTCTATGAGAACATCAAGAAGATGAGAATAAAGAGGATATACCGCGTTACCGGTGATATAGATCTAATAGTCGAGGCGGACAAGAGCAGGCTCGACGAGATACTGGAAGACATAGCATCATTGGATGGAGTCAAGGAGACAATCACCCACGTTGTCCTTGAGGTTCTTTGA
- the engB gene encoding GTP-binding protein EngB: protein MIIFVGRSNVGKSTLIHRLTGKEVRRGKRPGVTRKPVEVNWRGKKVVDMPGFGFMSGVPRRVQEKVKDEIVHFIEENADEIELAVLVLDGKAAPEIIERWENRNEIPIDVEFYGFLRELNIPTIVAVNKMDKIKNPRRTLMFLAEKLGIPYGEMGSILIPISAKFGTNLEKLKSRINEELNSSKNLKDNVGDCLLDSIQ from the coding sequence ATGATAATATTCGTGGGACGTTCCAACGTTGGTAAGAGCACTCTGATCCACAGACTAACTGGAAAGGAGGTTAGGAGGGGAAAGAGGCCGGGGGTAACGAGAAAACCTGTGGAGGTCAACTGGCGTGGGAAAAAGGTCGTGGACATGCCAGGGTTCGGCTTCATGAGTGGTGTCCCCCGGAGGGTCCAGGAAAAGGTTAAGGACGAGATCGTTCATTTCATTGAGGAGAACGCAGATGAAATAGAACTGGCCGTCCTCGTCCTGGATGGAAAGGCGGCTCCTGAGATAATAGAGCGCTGGGAGAACAGGAACGAGATACCCATTGATGTTGAGTTCTACGGCTTTCTCAGGGAGCTTAATATTCCAACGATAGTGGCCGTGAACAAGATGGACAAAATAAAGAACCCCCGCAGGACGCTGATGTTTTTAGCTGAGAAACTGGGGATTCCCTACGGCGAGATGGGCTCTATCCTCATACCCATCTCCGCAAAGTTTGGGACCAATCTGGAGAAGTTAAAAAGCAGGATAAACGAGGAGCTGAACTCCTCAAAGAACCTCAAGGACAACGTGGGTGATTGTCTCCTTGACTCCATCCAATGA
- a CDS encoding DUF2240 family protein, which translates to MHPLERAVKVKGSTEFTRSELVGLLSFTLRLMSPGEAKKAIEEWLSQGILTEEGDTLKVNEEAFSGVRREGSLFDEMLEYVSSSLGWEDGEVLSALDEFSGRYGSLDRKLVLYLFAMEKGIDMSRFKDRLDAGENDY; encoded by the coding sequence GTGCACCCACTTGAGAGAGCCGTTAAGGTGAAGGGCTCCACAGAGTTCACCCGAAGCGAGCTTGTAGGGCTCCTATCGTTCACCCTCCGTCTGATGAGTCCGGGGGAGGCCAAGAAGGCCATTGAAGAGTGGCTATCCCAGGGTATTCTAACTGAGGAAGGGGATACCCTGAAGGTGAACGAGGAGGCTTTTTCCGGAGTGCGCAGGGAGGGAAGTCTCTTCGATGAGATGCTGGAATACGTTTCATCCTCCCTCGGGTGGGAAGATGGGGAGGTTCTGTCTGCCCTAGATGAATTTTCAGGCCGCTACGGTTCTCTGGACAGGAAGCTCGTTCTCTACCTCTTTGCCATGGAGAAGGGGATTGACATGAGCCGCTTCAAAGACCGGCTCGATGCAGGGGAAAACGATTATTAA